One segment of Ferviditalea candida DNA contains the following:
- a CDS encoding helix-turn-helix domain-containing protein, with the protein MIPLFKSTKQSLVLSSEDRQFLQRISQSRTEEFRRVERARMILHYADGLSIPKIAKALGATVPKTNAALTKLWCRV; encoded by the coding sequence GTGATTCCATTGTTTAAATCCACAAAACAATCCTTGGTTTTGTCATCGGAGGATCGTCAATTTCTTCAACGGATCAGCCAATCCAGAACAGAAGAATTCCGTCGTGTTGAACGTGCACGAATGATCCTGCACTATGCCGATGGTTTGAGTATTCCTAAGATCGCAAAGGCTCTCGGGGCGACCGTCCCTAAAACTAACGCTGCATTGACAAAGCTCTGGTGCAGGGTGTGA
- a CDS encoding lipoate--protein ligase family protein, whose protein sequence is MLPIYQLGEVDWITTQSLYHGLAQLNEEGIVLCWPATPYVSLGCHQAWEDYNEECGLPVVRRKVGGSLVYLDRRQVFFQIIVNPRRVTGSRTPERWYRYALDPVVSYLKRLGLSAELRLPADILAGGRKISGNAGGQLEDRVVVVGNLLLDFSVEAMAEVRSAPHDIMRLAFADSMRNHLTTLCELLPDRIWSPERVMRDLASVFAEQLQAVPMPFPRERFEHALREAGEKLINREWLTASRSKRPDALYSIKVREGIYLRASRDPHFPRLVAEVDVNRCRLLRVWGLPGTYGDLAPLKGTQEELEAAPLAHGLKQALLDLIGAKERVAR, encoded by the coding sequence ATGCTGCCAATCTATCAATTGGGTGAAGTGGATTGGATCACCACACAATCTCTGTATCACGGCCTTGCCCAACTCAATGAAGAGGGGATTGTCCTATGCTGGCCGGCAACACCCTATGTCTCGCTCGGCTGCCATCAAGCCTGGGAGGACTATAACGAGGAGTGCGGACTTCCTGTGGTGCGCCGCAAGGTGGGAGGCTCGCTGGTTTATTTGGACCGCCGGCAGGTTTTCTTTCAGATTATTGTGAATCCGAGAAGAGTAACCGGTTCTCGGACGCCGGAACGCTGGTATCGTTATGCTCTAGATCCGGTTGTTTCCTATTTAAAACGACTTGGACTGTCAGCCGAGCTGCGGCTGCCTGCCGATATTTTGGCGGGCGGTCGTAAAATTTCCGGCAATGCTGGCGGACAATTGGAGGATCGGGTAGTAGTTGTCGGCAATCTGCTGCTCGATTTTTCAGTGGAAGCCATGGCCGAGGTGCGGTCGGCTCCGCATGACATTATGCGCCTGGCTTTTGCGGACAGTATGCGGAATCATCTTACGACCTTATGCGAGTTGCTGCCGGATCGGATATGGTCGCCGGAGCGGGTAATGCGGGATTTGGCGTCTGTATTTGCTGAACAGTTGCAGGCTGTCCCGATGCCATTTCCTCGGGAACGGTTCGAGCACGCGCTGCGTGAAGCAGGCGAAAAGCTGATTAACCGTGAATGGCTGACAGCCTCCCGCAGCAAGCGGCCGGATGCGCTTTATTCCATCAAGGTGCGCGAAGGGATCTATCTGCGTGCCTCACGCGACCCGCATTTCCCGCGGCTGGTGGCTGAGGTTGACGTCAACCGCTGCAGACTCCTGAGAGTTTGGGGATTGCCGGGTACTTACGGTGATTTAGCCCCGTTGAAGGGCACGCAGGAGGAGCTTGAGGCTGCGCCTCTTGCTCACGGACTGAAACAGGCCTTGCTTGATTTGATAGGAGCAAAAGAACGAGTTGCCAGATAG
- the gcvH gene encoding glycine cleavage system protein GcvH, which translates to MAIQPLSQWTVPGDRMYDQRHQWYLIDGSQVTMGITDYTQDTAGDILYVSLPAAGTEIKAGQPIGSIESGKWVGQIYAPFDGVVVSVNARVEEAPPLLNQSPYDQGWMVQIQPNQQEDLNRLITSEAYQALLIAGGQ; encoded by the coding sequence ATGGCGATTCAGCCTTTATCACAATGGACAGTTCCCGGCGACCGCATGTATGACCAACGCCACCAGTGGTACCTTATCGATGGATCGCAAGTCACGATGGGAATTACTGATTATACGCAGGATACGGCCGGAGATATCCTTTATGTTTCCCTGCCTGCTGCTGGGACGGAAATCAAAGCCGGACAGCCGATCGGCAGCATCGAATCCGGCAAATGGGTCGGTCAGATTTATGCTCCCTTTGACGGGGTGGTTGTCAGTGTTAACGCACGGGTTGAAGAGGCGCCGCCCTTGTTGAACCAGTCTCCTTACGATCAAGGATGGATGGTTCAAATCCAGCCAAATCAACAAGAGGATCTAAACCGTTTGATAACGTCCGAAGCGTATCAGGCGCTTCTCATTGCAGGTGGACAATAA
- a CDS encoding lipoate--protein ligase family protein: protein MAKIWRLLDPGPLQAWRQMALDAVVIRARSENRVPDTIRFMEFSPHTALVGYHQAIDLEIRRDVCEELGIEYNRRMTGGGAIYMDSRQLGWEICIGRDNPALATDPGQIYRQLSAVVIETLSQFGIQANFRPVNDVEVGGRKISGTGGTEWGEALIYQGTLLVDFDVETMLKVLRLPIQKLSDKEVSSFRQRTVTLHELLGEAPPMEQVKAAMVSALETVLQVKAEPENLTAEELKEWEEIQENYRQPDWIDRRKPPRSGHEMVSASFKAPGGMIKASLVVDPAAKRIRRAFLTGDFFVYPERAVMDLEAVLKEAPADLGRLYQLVQNHYAEGNRYFGVQVDDWINVFEQALNHSFSTSQ, encoded by the coding sequence ATGGCGAAAATATGGCGGCTTTTGGACCCCGGCCCGTTGCAGGCGTGGCGCCAAATGGCCTTGGATGCAGTAGTCATCCGGGCGCGGTCGGAAAACCGGGTGCCGGATACGATCCGTTTTATGGAGTTTTCCCCGCACACCGCTTTGGTCGGATATCATCAGGCGATTGATCTGGAAATCCGGCGGGACGTTTGCGAGGAATTGGGAATCGAATACAATCGGCGGATGACCGGCGGCGGAGCCATTTATATGGATTCCCGGCAGCTGGGCTGGGAGATTTGCATCGGACGCGATAATCCGGCCCTTGCGACAGATCCGGGACAGATTTATCGTCAGTTGTCCGCAGTCGTTATCGAGACATTATCGCAATTCGGCATACAGGCTAATTTTCGGCCGGTGAATGACGTTGAAGTGGGCGGCCGCAAAATTTCCGGAACCGGAGGCACCGAATGGGGGGAGGCACTGATTTATCAAGGCACTCTGCTGGTCGACTTCGATGTTGAAACGATGCTGAAGGTGCTTCGCCTGCCGATTCAAAAGCTGTCGGATAAGGAAGTGTCCTCATTTCGCCAGCGGACGGTAACCCTGCATGAGCTGCTAGGGGAAGCGCCGCCCATGGAGCAAGTCAAGGCTGCCATGGTATCGGCTTTGGAGACGGTGCTTCAGGTCAAGGCGGAGCCGGAGAATTTGACGGCGGAGGAGCTGAAGGAATGGGAGGAGATTCAGGAAAATTATCGCCAGCCTGATTGGATTGACCGGCGAAAACCGCCCCGCTCCGGGCATGAAATGGTCTCAGCGAGCTTTAAAGCTCCGGGGGGAATGATCAAGGCTTCCCTGGTGGTGGATCCGGCAGCCAAGCGAATCCGGCGCGCATTTTTGACGGGCGACTTTTTCGTATACCCGGAAAGAGCGGTCATGGATCTTGAAGCCGTATTGAAGGAGGCCCCCGCTGACTTGGGCCGCTTGTATCAGCTTGTTCAGAACCATTATGCGGAAGGCAACCGCTATTTCGGTGTACAGGTAGATGATTGGATAAATGTGTTTGAACAAGCGTTAAATCATTCATTTTCCACAAGTCAATAA
- a CDS encoding radical SAM protein: protein MATTDHASKSTDVPLVEERPHQKGMPESPDSVMVSLAGAMTLGLEKGKFAREEIVLRGLNVLMTYQENCSANCSYCGVSRERRVARDERTFIRVKWPVVKVDELIERNNTIKHQMRRLCVGMLANPKSFGHSLQVIEEFKQRTDLLISGLITASLIKSKDDLQKIKDAGADRVDIAIDAATEELFERHRGRPVKGPHRWDHFWWVTEEATKVFEPGTVGIHLVVGLGETEKELLESCQRAQDLNVVTHLFSFNPEPSTLLGDHPQPPLGQYRRCQLGRYLINELGVNIHHFRFNRSGQVVDYGLAPEDLDVVIDSGHPFVTSGCPDEHGQTACNRPYGNGRPSEPMRNFPFVPTPADIQDIRAQLWSDWEGDDHAADDGAMG from the coding sequence ATGGCAACGACGGATCATGCGTCTAAAAGCACGGACGTGCCTTTGGTGGAAGAACGTCCGCACCAGAAGGGAATGCCGGAGAGTCCGGATTCTGTTATGGTCTCTTTGGCCGGCGCGATGACCTTGGGTTTGGAGAAAGGGAAATTTGCCCGGGAGGAGATTGTTCTTCGCGGCCTGAACGTATTGATGACCTACCAGGAAAACTGTTCCGCGAACTGTTCCTATTGCGGGGTATCGAGGGAACGGCGGGTCGCCCGCGACGAGAGGACCTTTATCCGGGTGAAATGGCCTGTTGTCAAGGTCGATGAGCTGATTGAAAGAAACAACACGATCAAGCATCAAATGCGCCGCCTATGTGTCGGAATGCTGGCCAATCCGAAATCTTTCGGACATTCCCTGCAGGTGATCGAGGAGTTTAAGCAGCGGACCGATCTCTTGATTTCCGGTTTGATTACCGCTTCCCTGATCAAGTCCAAGGATGATCTGCAAAAAATCAAGGACGCGGGAGCCGATCGCGTGGACATCGCCATTGACGCCGCCACGGAGGAGCTTTTCGAGCGGCACCGCGGCCGGCCGGTAAAGGGTCCGCATCGCTGGGATCATTTCTGGTGGGTAACGGAAGAGGCGACCAAGGTGTTTGAACCCGGGACCGTGGGGATTCATCTTGTCGTCGGCTTGGGTGAAACGGAAAAAGAGCTGCTGGAGTCCTGCCAACGGGCGCAGGATTTGAACGTCGTTACGCATCTGTTTTCCTTTAACCCGGAACCGAGCACGCTGCTGGGCGACCATCCGCAGCCGCCCTTGGGGCAATATCGCCGGTGCCAGCTGGGGCGGTATTTGATCAATGAGCTGGGCGTCAACATTCACCATTTCCGCTTCAATCGTTCCGGGCAAGTCGTGGATTATGGATTGGCTCCTGAGGACCTGGATGTCGTTATCGACTCGGGTCATCCCTTTGTGACCTCGGGCTGCCCCGACGAGCACGGTCAAACGGCCTGTAACCGTCCGTACGGCAACGGGCGTCCGAGCGAACCGATGCGGAATTTTCCCTTTGTTCCGACCCCTGCGGATATTCAAGACATCCGGGCGCAACTGTGGAGCGATTGGGAGGGGGATGACCATGCAGCAGATGATGGAGCGATGGGCTGA
- a CDS encoding sulfite exporter TauE/SafE family protein: MEQIIIVMVFGFLSGFVDAIAGGGGLISIPALLLINLPPALVLGTNKLASTMSSMTSSINYFRSGHVKFGFLKWAIPLIAAGSASGAILVSAIPAEFLKPVISVLLVLITLRTVLKKKQTEKAERTRTLSFPAKLGMAFLLAVIGFYDGFFGPGTGSFLIFSFYLMGHDFVTAAGNAKVVNFVTNVSALAAFLIFGLVNFQYGLLMGLSMIPGAYLGSRLAIKKGNAFVKPIFLMMTLTIVGKQVFDMLNH; this comes from the coding sequence ATGGAACAAATCATCATCGTTATGGTTTTTGGATTTTTATCCGGCTTCGTGGATGCGATTGCCGGAGGAGGCGGTCTGATTTCAATTCCGGCACTTTTGCTCATCAATCTTCCGCCCGCACTGGTATTGGGAACCAACAAGTTGGCCAGCACCATGTCCTCGATGACCAGCTCGATCAATTATTTTCGTTCGGGTCATGTAAAGTTTGGATTTCTGAAGTGGGCGATTCCTCTGATTGCTGCAGGCTCCGCGTCCGGAGCCATATTGGTTTCCGCTATTCCCGCGGAATTTTTGAAGCCGGTGATTTCCGTTCTGCTGGTGTTGATCACCCTTCGCACCGTTCTCAAGAAAAAACAAACGGAGAAAGCTGAACGGACGCGAACGCTGTCTTTCCCCGCTAAATTGGGGATGGCCTTCTTGCTGGCCGTTATCGGCTTTTATGACGGATTTTTCGGACCGGGAACAGGGTCCTTTTTGATTTTTTCGTTTTATTTAATGGGGCATGATTTTGTCACTGCCGCCGGAAACGCTAAAGTGGTCAACTTTGTTACAAATGTATCAGCTTTGGCTGCTTTTTTGATTTTCGGCTTGGTAAATTTCCAGTACGGGCTGCTGATGGGTCTATCGATGATTCCAGGCGCGTATTTGGGTTCAAGATTGGCCATTAAGAAGGGAAATGCTTTCGTCAAGCCGATTTTTCTTATGATGACACTGACGATTGTGGGAAAACAAGTGTTTGATATGCTCAACCATTGA
- a CDS encoding histidine kinase dimerization/phospho-acceptor domain-containing protein, which produces MGKASRKELVENVSHDLRTPMASIQSFMEAIQDNAIRDEQTFARYLDTIRLETRRLSGLIEDLLQLSRLQAGTKTLCPERCHLKDLFLEILQSYTLRWRRRICRSSSGFRRRFRLRLSCLRQPPG; this is translated from the coding sequence TTGGGGAAAGCATCAAGGAAAGAGCTGGTGGAGAACGTTTCGCACGATCTGAGAACGCCGATGGCGTCGATTCAATCCTTCATGGAGGCGATCCAGGACAATGCCATCCGGGACGAGCAAACATTCGCCCGTTATCTTGATACGATTCGCCTGGAAACCCGCAGATTGAGCGGCTTGATTGAGGATCTGCTCCAGCTCTCCCGCCTGCAGGCGGGAACTAAGACGTTGTGCCCCGAGCGCTGTCATCTGAAGGATCTGTTTCTGGAAATTCTGCAGAGCTATACCTTGCGGTGGAGGAGAAGGATCTGCAGGTCATCGTCAGGATTCCGGAGACGATTCCGGCTGCGGCTGTCATGCCTCCGACAACCGCCGGGTTAA
- a CDS encoding radical SAM protein yields the protein MQQMMERWAETPLEELVAEARRLTERNFPAEILFAAPSQKHYDTGHYQNRREAFRTVSVTGSACALQCEHCGTKVLEGMLTARTPEKLAEIGAALSDAGVEGVLISGGCLEDGSVPLERFLEDIAELKKKGLKVLVHTGIVRREVARGLKKAGVDQILLDIIGDNDTIREVYHLKRTTEAYREALRILREEGLAAVPHVVVGLHFGQIRGEWEALRMIREEGAAQLVIVVLQPLPGTGMAGLPAVQGDQVGRILAVARIMMPEIPISLGCAKPAGPEKQRMEQWAVEVGVQSMAYPLPETIRHAEERGLRVRFHEQCCSVL from the coding sequence ATGCAGCAGATGATGGAGCGATGGGCTGAGACGCCGCTCGAGGAGCTGGTCGCGGAAGCCCGGAGGCTGACCGAGCGCAACTTTCCGGCGGAGATACTGTTTGCGGCGCCGAGTCAAAAGCATTATGACACCGGCCATTACCAGAATCGGCGGGAAGCTTTCCGCACCGTCAGCGTGACCGGAAGCGCCTGCGCCTTGCAATGCGAGCACTGCGGGACCAAGGTGCTGGAAGGCATGCTGACGGCAAGGACGCCGGAGAAGCTCGCCGAGATCGGCGCCGCTTTGTCGGATGCCGGTGTGGAAGGCGTGCTGATCAGCGGGGGATGCTTGGAGGACGGGTCCGTCCCTTTGGAACGTTTTCTGGAGGATATTGCGGAATTGAAGAAAAAGGGCTTGAAGGTTCTGGTACATACTGGAATTGTTCGCCGTGAGGTTGCCCGCGGCTTGAAAAAAGCCGGCGTGGATCAAATTTTGCTGGACATTATCGGCGATAACGATACCATCCGGGAGGTCTATCACCTGAAACGCACGACGGAGGCCTACCGTGAGGCGCTGCGCATTCTTCGCGAGGAGGGGCTGGCTGCGGTTCCGCATGTGGTCGTCGGTCTACACTTTGGGCAAATCCGCGGGGAATGGGAGGCTTTGCGGATGATTCGGGAAGAAGGGGCGGCTCAGCTGGTTATTGTGGTGCTGCAGCCTCTCCCGGGAACGGGGATGGCAGGCCTGCCGGCAGTTCAGGGAGACCAGGTGGGACGGATTTTGGCTGTGGCCCGTATCATGATGCCGGAAATCCCCATTTCCTTGGGCTGCGCGAAACCGGCAGGTCCGGAGAAGCAGCGGATGGAGCAGTGGGCGGTCGAGGTGGGAGTGCAAAGCATGGCCTATCCTTTACCGGAGACAATCCGCCATGCGGAGGAGAGAGGATTGCGGGTCCGCTTTCATGAACAGTGCTGCTCCGTGCTGTGA